From a single Pseudophryne corroboree isolate aPseCor3 chromosome 6, aPseCor3.hap2, whole genome shotgun sequence genomic region:
- the LOC134936087 gene encoding zinc finger protein 84-like — MMSLTGERPHLCSECDRNFTHKSHLIRHQRSHTGERPFICSECSKCFSQKSSLVIHQRSHTEEKPFICSECSMCFSQKSHLVIHQRSHTGEKPFICSECSKCFSQKLCLLIHQRSHTEEKPFICSECSKCFSQKSHLVIHQRSHTGEKPHLCSECDRRFTCKSNLSRHQMSHTGERPHLCSECDRSFTCKYKLIIHQRSHTGERPFICSECSKCFSHKSFLIRDQMSHTGEKSFICSECSKCFSHKSHLVIHQRSHTGEKPFICSECSKRFSRKSQLVIHQMIHTGEKPFTCSECKKCFPQKSELVIHQRSHTGEKPFECSECRKCFSQKSHLVIHLRSHTGEKPFTCSECSKCFSRKSLLIIHQRSHTEEKPFTCSECSKCFTRKKTLSNHMQSHSEGLNAACVS; from the coding sequence ATGATGAGTCTCACAGGAGAGAGACCACATCTGTGTTCTGAGTGTGACAGAAACTTTACACATAAATCACATCTTatcagacatcagaggagtcacacaggagagagaccatttatatgttctgaatgcagcaagtgtttttcccagaagtcatctcttgttatacatcagaggagtcacacagaagAGAAACCATTTATTTGTTCTGAATGCAGCATGTGTTTCTCCCAGAAGtcgcatcttgttatacatcagaggagtcacacaggagagaaaccatttatatgttctgaatgcagcaagtgtttttcccagaagttatgtcttcttatacatcagaggagtcacacagaagAGAAACCATTTatttgttctgaatgcagcaagtgtttctcccagaagtcgcatcttgttatacatcagaggagtcacacaggagagaaaccacatctgtgctcgGAGTGTGACAGACGCTTTACATGTAAATCAAATCTTAGCAGACATCagatgagtcacacaggagagagaccacatctgtgttctgagtgtgacagaagctttacatgCAAATATAAACTtatcatacatcagaggagtcacacaggagagagaccatttatatgttctgaatgtagcaagtgtttttcccataagTCATTTCTTATTCGAGATCagatgagtcacacaggagagaaatcatttatatgttctgagtgcagcaaatgtttttcccataagtcacatcttgttatacatcagaggagtcacacaggagagaaaccatttatatgTTCTGAGTGCAGCAAGCGTTTTTCCCGGaagtcacaacttgttatacatcagatgattcacacaggagagaaaccatttacatgttctgaatgtaagAAGTGTTTTCCCCAGAAGtcagagcttgttatacatcagaggagtcacacaggagagaaaccatttgaatgttctgaatgtaggaagtgtttttcccagaagtcgcatcttgttatacatctgaggagtcacacaggagagaaaccatttacatgttctgaatgcagcaaatgtttttccaGGAAATCACTTcttattatacatcagaggagtcacacagaagagaaaccatttacatgttctgaatgtagcaagtgttttactaGAAAGAAAACACTCAGTAATCACATGCAGAGTCACTCTGAGGGCCTGAATGCAGCTTGTGTATCATAA
- the LOC134936088 gene encoding zinc finger protein 182-like: MMSLTGERPHLCSECDRSFTYKSQLLIHQRSHTGEKPHLCSVCDRSFKSKSYLLIHQRSHTGEKPHLCSECDRSFTHKSKLIIHQRSHTGEKPFKCSECSKCFSQKSYLLIHQKSHTGEKPHLCSECDRSFTHKSKLIIHQRSHTGEKPFECSECSKCFSQKSLLLIHQRSHTEEKPFICSECSKCFFQKSHLVIHQRIHTGEKPHLCSECDRSFTCKSHLTKHQRSHTGEKPHMCSECDRSFTCKSHLLKHQMSHTGEKPFVCSECSKCFPQKAPLVIHQRVHTGEKPFECSECSKCFSLKSELVIHQRSHTGENPIICSECSKCFTRKSYLVIHQMIHTGEKPFKCSECSKCFSHKSFLIRHQRSHTGEK, translated from the coding sequence ATGATGAGTCTCACAGGAGAGAGACCACATCTGTGttctgagtgtgacagaagctttacatataaatcacagcttctcatacatcagaggagtcacacaggagagaaaccacatctgtgctctgtgTGTGACAGAAGCTTTAAAAGTAAATCATATCTtctcatacatcagaggagtcacacaggagagaaaccacatctgtgctctgagtgtgacagaagctttacacATAAATCAAAACTtatcatacatcagaggagtcacacaggagagaaaccatttaaatgttctgaatgtagcaagtgtttttcccagaagtcatatcttctcatacatcagaagagtcacacaggagagaaaccacatctgtgctctgagtgtgacagaagctttacacATAAATCAAAACTtatcatacatcagaggagtcacacaggagagaaaccatttgaatgttctgaatgcagcaagtgtttttcccagaagtcacttcttcttatacatcagaggagtcacacagaagAGAAACCATTTatttgttctgaatgcagcaagtgtttcttccagaagtcacatcttgttatacatcagaggattcacacaggagagaaaccacatctgtgctctgagtgtgacagaagctttacatgtaaatcacatcttaccaaacatcagaggagtcacacaggagagaaaccacatatgtgctctgagtgtgacagaagctttacatgTAAATCACATCTTCTCAAACATCagatgagtcacacaggagagaaaccatttgtatgttctgaatgcagcaagtgttttccccagaaggcaccgcttgttatacatcagagagttcacacaggagagaaaccatttgaatgttctgaatgcagcaagtgtttttccctgaagtcagagcttgttatacatcagaggagtcacacaggagaaaacccaattatatgttctgaatgcagcaaatgttttaccagaaagtcatatcttgttatacatcagatgattcacacaggagagaaaccatttaaatgttctgaatgtagcaagtgtttttcccataagTCATTTCTTATtcgacatcagaggagtcacacaggagagaaataa